A single Arcobacter sp. FWKO B DNA region contains:
- a CDS encoding DUF2442 domain-containing protein, translated as MNTSITRVDFGDKIYIYLKSNDILTIPYNYTKKIQNAKKEQLTNYRIIGDGIGVHFEDIDEDISLNGIISYKMSHELKAS; from the coding sequence ATGAATACTTCAATTACAAGAGTTGATTTTGGTGATAAGATTTATATTTATCTCAAAAGCAATGATATTTTGACTATACCATATAACTATACAAAAAAAATCCAAAATGCAAAAAAAGAACAGCTTACTAACTACAGAATTATAGGTGATGGTATAGGAGTTCATTTTGAAGATATTGATGAGGATATTTCCTTAAATGGGATTATATCTTATAAAATGAGTCATGAGCTAAAAGCATCTTGA
- a CDS encoding tyrosine-type recombinase/integrase produces MNKRFRKELGYEKDSFRTNLERAFREKEKFLNDVKSGIDFKRPDTLDNLAKEYFESCKATEIEQGHKTKVSYYNKHFSPKIGNKKFDNILQRDIQPIIDEFYKTKVPFKSSYYQPKTCEKLVDVRKAWDRIKKAAELEKHFTIHNIRHLLGNIARNRANQPLDSIAKMLGHSTTGATGIYADLAKEKAFESLNETWNILLNNKVN; encoded by the coding sequence ATGAATAAAAGATTTAGAAAAGAGCTTGGATATGAAAAAGATAGTTTTAGAACAAATCTTGAACGAGCTTTTAGAGAAAAAGAGAAATTTTTAAATGATGTCAAAAGCGGAATAGACTTTAAAAGACCTGACACGCTTGATAACTTAGCAAAAGAATATTTTGAGTCTTGCAAAGCTACTGAAATTGAACAAGGACACAAAACAAAAGTATCATATTACAATAAACACTTTTCACCTAAAATAGGTAATAAAAAATTTGACAATATACTACAAAGAGATATACAACCTATAATAGATGAATTTTACAAAACAAAAGTACCGTTTAAAAGCTCATACTATCAACCAAAAACTTGCGAAAAACTAGTTGATGTTAGAAAAGCTTGGGATAGAATAAAAAAAGCAGCTGAACTTGAAAAGCACTTTACAATACATAACATAAGACACTTACTTGGAAACATAGCAAGAAATAGAGCAAATCAACCACTTGATAGCATTGCAAAAATGCTAGGACATAGTACAACTGGAGCAACTGGTATTTATGCTGATTTAGCTAAGGAAAAAGCATTTGAGAGTTTAAATGAGACATGGAATATTCTTTTGAATAATAAAGTTAATTAA
- a CDS encoding bifunctional 3,4-dihydroxy-2-butanone 4-phosphate synthase/GTP cyclohydrolase II: MSDAIQRVKEAIEEIKKGKMVIMLDDEDRENEGDLVYAAALSTPEHVNFMATHAKGLICVSVSKQTATRLELTPMVASNTSCHETAFTVSVDATSASTGISAKERDDTIKILASSISKPTELVRPGHIFPLIAKEGGVLVRTGHTEGSIDLCKLAGFSGEAVICEIMKDDGTMARRDDLDIFAQKYDMKIVYISDLVEYRLAFETLVSEISSENIDFFGANVLKRVFKDHLNNNHTVIQFGEIQKCSLAKFHNIEDDIELFLNYTKLQSILKSINFLQTKGGILVFMQDSNKNNETMRDYGIGAQIVRALGIEEIKLITSGGSKHSFVGINGFNLKIKEEIQLEC; the protein is encoded by the coding sequence ATGTCAGACGCAATACAAAGAGTAAAAGAAGCAATTGAAGAGATCAAAAAAGGCAAAATGGTTATTATGCTTGATGATGAAGATAGAGAAAATGAGGGTGATTTAGTTTACGCTGCAGCTTTAAGTACGCCAGAACATGTAAATTTTATGGCAACACATGCAAAAGGGCTTATATGTGTAAGTGTAAGTAAACAAACAGCAACACGCCTTGAGCTTACTCCTATGGTAGCAAGTAATACATCTTGCCATGAGACTGCATTTACGGTCTCTGTTGATGCTACAAGTGCAAGTACTGGAATATCTGCAAAAGAAAGAGATGATACTATCAAAATACTTGCATCATCAATATCAAAACCAACTGAGCTTGTACGCCCTGGGCATATATTTCCCCTTATAGCAAAAGAGGGCGGGGTGCTTGTTCGTACTGGACATACTGAAGGATCTATTGATTTGTGTAAATTAGCTGGTTTTAGTGGTGAAGCAGTAATTTGTGAAATAATGAAAGATGATGGTACTATGGCAAGGCGAGATGATCTTGATATATTTGCACAAAAATATGATATGAAAATAGTTTATATATCAGATTTAGTTGAGTATAGACTTGCATTTGAAACACTTGTAAGTGAAATATCTAGTGAGAATATAGATTTTTTTGGTGCAAATGTATTAAAAAGGGTTTTTAAAGACCATTTAAATAATAATCATACTGTAATACAATTTGGTGAGATTCAAAAATGCTCACTTGCAAAGTTTCATAATATAGAAGATGATATTGAGTTGTTTTTAAATTATACTAAACTTCAATCTATACTAAAATCTATCAATTTTCTTCAGACAAAAGGTGGAATATTGGTTTTTATGCAAGATAGTAACAAAAACAATGAAACAATGAGAGATTATGGTATAGGTGCCCAAATAGTAAGGGCTCTTGGCATTGAAGAAATTAAACTTATTACAAGTGGAGGAAGTAAACACTCTTTTGTAGGGATTAATGGCTTTAATCTAAAGATAAAAGAAGAGATACAACTAGAGTGCTAA
- a CDS encoding addiction module protein, with translation MVAVNQQKLFEQIDFLPLELKTKIVDKILSSLNPVESSINDLWIKEVNQRKEDVLATNITLVTGDEVFTKISNRLK, from the coding sequence ATGGTTGCAGTAAATCAACAAAAACTATTTGAACAAATTGATTTCTTACCTCTTGAGTTGAAAACGAAGATTGTGGATAAAATACTGAGTAGCCTTAATCCTGTAGAGAGTTCAATAAATGATCTTTGGATTAAAGAAGTAAACCAAAGAAAAGAAGATGTATTAGCAACTAATATTACATTAGTTACTGGTGATGAAGTGTTTACTAAAATATCAAATAGATTAAAATAA
- a CDS encoding DUF4160 domain-containing protein, with the protein MPTLLNKNGFKFFFYANEHEPKHIHVSYGEGFAKINLDDFKVVQNYLKPKDLKFALEVIKENTKEFERIWNEWFSEG; encoded by the coding sequence GTGCCTACTTTGTTGAATAAAAATGGATTTAAGTTCTTTTTTTATGCCAATGAGCATGAACCAAAACATATACATGTATCGTATGGTGAAGGTTTTGCGAAAATAAATTTAGATGATTTTAAAGTTGTACAAAATTATTTAAAACCAAAAGACTTAAAATTTGCACTGGAAGTTATAAAAGAAAATACCAAAGAATTTGAAAGGATTTGGAATGAATGGTTTAGTGAAGGGTAA
- a CDS encoding DUF2442 domain-containing protein produces the protein MNGLVKGKEVHFDDEYLHVKLEDGRVISTPINWYKILHNASLQQLKNYKFICNNTGIEWEELDYHLNIESMLELDIKKVA, from the coding sequence ATGAATGGTTTAGTGAAGGGTAAAGAAGTTCATTTTGATGATGAATACTTACATGTAAAATTAGAAGACGGTAGAGTCATATCTACACCTATTAATTGGTATAAAATACTACACAATGCAAGTTTACAGCAACTAAAAAATTATAAATTTATATGCAACAATACTGGTATTGAATGGGAAGAATTAGATTATCACCTTAATATTGAAAGCATGTTAGAACTAGATATAAAAAAAGTGGCATAG
- a CDS encoding transposase, with product MQYDYYKRKLPHISIENHYIFITFRTYDSVDEYVKKISSSILDNKQKQYDIDKYLDSSNNGAYFYGKVLENMKDILLQNDNILYQLEAFCIMPNHIHIMILPKDNLSNIIKYIKGTSANKINKLLNRQGAFWQREYYDKVVRDEIIYEKVLKYIFYNPIKAKLADSDERVYCRYDRT from the coding sequence ATGCAATATGATTATTACAAAAGAAAACTACCTCACATATCAATAGAGAATCATTATATATTTATCACTTTTAGGACTTATGATAGTGTAGATGAGTATGTCAAGAAAATAAGTTCCTCTATACTAGATAATAAACAAAAGCAGTATGATATAGACAAATATCTAGATTCTTCAAATAATGGTGCCTATTTTTATGGTAAAGTTCTAGAAAATATGAAAGATATTTTACTACAAAACGACAATATATTATACCAATTAGAAGCCTTTTGTATTATGCCAAACCATATTCATATAATGATACTACCAAAAGATAATCTAAGTAATATAATAAAATATATCAAAGGAACAAGTGCAAATAAAATCAATAAACTTCTCAACCGACAAGGTGCTTTTTGGCAAAGAGAATATTACGACAAAGTAGTAAGAGATGAAATAATATATGAAAAAGTATTGAAATATATATTTTATAATCCCATAAAAGCAAAATTGGCAGATAGTGATGAAAGAGTTTATTGTAGATATGATAGAACATAA